The Megalobrama amblycephala isolate DHTTF-2021 linkage group LG22, ASM1881202v1, whole genome shotgun sequence sequence GTTTACAGTAATTACCCTGAATTGAGACAATAGCAGAATGCATAAAGAAGGGTGGAAAAGTTGAGttgtaaaatgacaaaaattaatAGTTATGATCTAAAACTTCCATGGATCATTGAATTTCCTCTATATGTGTCTAAATGAGAAACAAATTGAGGTTTTAATATATTGTCGGTGGTTTCTATGTTACAGCATAATGAGTCACACACAAGCTCAGGAGTGCCAATATTCTTTCATTCTGTAATTACAACCATCCTTGTGCCATCATCTGTTTTTTGGAGAGCAGCCAAACTGCTGTTTGACATTAAAATCACGCCTGCAAAGTTTCCTAAAAAGCCTTTTTCCAGTGTCAGCCAGGTTTTCCAGGGACAGCTTTTGTTAATGCATAATATGTCATTGCATTGAATATTTATAAAGCCTCAtctttgtgaactttgtttttAGAAAGAGATTAATTGGATATATTTTCTAGGGCATTTCACACTTAATGCTGTGCTCTGTCCAAgagagtttttatttttttaaatttaaagatgATATgcatctttattattttttattaaatttaaatgaatattatataactatattttttattttaatcacagCAGTGTACAGCAATCTCGCAGCATGCATTGTGTCATTAGTGCTGTGTTTTTGTTAGCATGATTGCGTAATGAGTCCATCACGTAGTCATTAGTGGTTGTACGCTGTAGTCAGTTTAAGGTTTAATTTTGTAATTGCACTTCGGTGTGCAATTAACTTTGCCATGGAATGAGCACAGCATGATTGACAGTATATTTGGGGTTTCAATTAAAGCATGCAGATGGAAAGGCAATGTTAGGGGAAACATTGTATGTCTATGACTGACCTTCACTAGCTACTGCCGTGTTTCTGGCATATTTCatgtctcatctcatctcagaGCTCAGAAAACGGCTTGCTTTGAAGGCTTCTGGAACTGCTTCAAACCGCAGCTCATTTTCACAACCTGGCACACACAACTGCCATTGAACAACAAGCTGCTTTTTATAAATCATTCCTTTAATGGCTgagtaattatattttatattacagatGCTGGagcagagagacagatgttTGTGATAATGTTCTGACATGGAAACAAAACATCCAACTGATTTATTTCTCTGTAATGCAAAGGTCCACCTGCTCGCAGGACCCGGGACAAATATTCACATTATTTTGAAGTTTTTCTTCTGACCCTTTTTCTTATTCTTTCAGACGGATAGACTACAAATTAAAACGAAAGGACAGCACCAAGTCCCTCCTCATCAAAACCGAACAGCTGCTAAGGATCGAAGACCATGACTTTGCCATGAGGCCTGGATTTGGAGGTCAGGATGCCCTGTTTATTTGCTCCAATTATCAATTTCCATCTCGATCCTGGAAATCACAATTAGAGTGgtctttttaataaatctgattAGAGATGGGCTATACCATTTTGTCGTGTCAGAGGGCAAAACGAGGTGGGCGTTACCATCTCTCTATTCGGGGGAAAGCGGCTAGGGGTGACTTTGACAGGGCGAGTGTGGTCCTGAATTCAAACATGACCCAGATTGTGCAAAACACAAATTAGACAATGGGTGTTGAGGACACAGATGTGCTTTGGTGGGCAGTAATCTGGATTACATCCCAGGCCTGATAAAACAGATGGAAAAGAGCAAGATGTTACTTATAGACCATTTTTACACATATATGAACACTTAAAACACACTTACAATATATGAATACCATTGCAGTATATCAAATATTATAGCAAGTGGCTAGATGGTACAGACTTTCCAAGAAAAAGTATTTAACAGTGtatgattttaaattaattttatttcactttaaatgATAGATATACTAGGGAAGTTACTTTGTACATCCACTCAAAGTcatctttttattgttttattattgttttgttatCGTTTGAGGTTTTGTTTAAATGTTGATATGGAAATTATTAAAACCAATTTGAAAGCGTTTCCAGTAATAAACCTTAAGCTGGAGCTCTTATGTCCTTCCTTGAACATACACCCACCTTGTGAGAAAGAAGTATGCTTTAGCATACTTATTATAAAAGAGTACTTATTATGgaattaatatactttaaaagaatatacttgtgcgaactgaatgtaatgttttgggctcttaattgcatgtcatttgcaattaaatgaaaaaagtaTTATAGTGTATTGAATGGCGTTAATTGAACTGAAGAATGCCTTTTTCATCAGCTTTATTTGTAATTTCTTAATTACtcatattgtctttgaaataaaGGTAAAGTATACTgccgaatgtactgacaagcatttatggtaaactaaaatatacatatatgtcatgtattttaaatatatatttgtatgatgaAGTTGCAAATTAGTACTTTTAAAATAGATTGACTTTAAATGTAACATTGAAAAATACACtatagttaaaattataatcatgtactttacatgtgctttagtatgttagtaaCCGCAAAATAAGTATACTTCTTTGAAacatgacaaaagattattaaaatataatgatttacagcgccctccacaattattggcacccttagtaattatgagcaaaagcagctgtgaaaataaatctgcattgtttatccttttgatctttcattcaaaaaattcacaaaattctaacctttcatttaaggaagataattgaaagtggggggaaacttacattatgaaataaatgtttttctccaaaatacgttggccacaattattggcacccttttattcaaaactttttgcaacctccttttgccaagataacagctctgagtcttcacctataatgcctgatgagtttggagaacacctgacaagagatcagaggccattccttcatgcagaatctctccagatccttcagattccagatccatgatggtgcttcttctcttcagttcactccactcattttctttagggttcaggtcagaagactgagatggccatggcagaagcttcattttgtgctcagtgacccatttttgtgttggatttgatgtttgttttggatcattgtcctgatggaagatccaaccacagcccattatcggatttctagcagaagctagagtaaggttttgattttttatctgttggtatttgatagaatccatgataccatgtatctgaacaagatgtccaaggacctccagcagaaaaataggcccacaacattaaagatccagcagtatatttaaccgtggacatggggtagtttttatccatgtgtgcaccaaacccatctggtgggtttgctgccaaaaagctctttttagtttcatctgaccatagaagctggtcccgtttgaagttccattcttgtctgacaactgaatatgctggagattgtttctggatgagagcagaggatttttcttgaaaccctcccgaacatcttgtggggatgtaggtactgtctgataattttttttaggctttctgaaactcaagactcaactaatctctgcagttctccagctgtgatccttggagtctttgtccactcaaactttcctcctcaccgcgcattaggacgatttagacacatgtcctcttccaggcagatttgtaacatgtttagttaattggaacttcttaattattgccctgatagtggaaatgggcattttcaatgttttaggtattttcttacagccactttctattttgtgaagctcaacaatcttttgctgcacatcagaactatattctttggttttactcattgtgatgaatgattatggGAATTTGGCATTTGTGTTTCCTTATGTTTATATTCcagtggaacaggaagtcatggctggacaatttcatgctcctagtcaccctggtgtgctaaaaaaatgtaaatatgaatgggaatatacttcagagatattttactcataagaatttctaggggtgccaataattgtggtcaacatgtattggagaaaaacatttatttcataatgtgagtttccccccactttcaacagttttccttcaatgaaaggttagaattttgtgaatttttttgaatgaaagatcaaaaggataaacaatgcagatttattttcacatccacctttgctcatatttactaagggtgccaataattgcggagggcactgtataatgtacattaaagtaacatttttaatctaaaaaaaaatcaaaagttgagaaaacttaaaagtttaacaCAACAAACTTCAGAAGATTTTTGTTTTCTCAATTTGTTTTTGTAGGAGATTTTTGAGtttctcaactttttgttgtataaactgaataaaacaagttgagaaaactcaaaaatctgctgaagtttgttgccttaaacttttaagtttaaaagttaaacttaaataatattaaacaacATATTAAACTATAAACTATACTTGTAAATGCATACATGTGCATAAATGACTAATAGAAATTACACCATACACGGCTCACTGTGTGTGATGGCAACTACATGCAAGCATGAATCATTGTATTGCTTCCTTTCAACCAGCAGGGCGACGCTCTAATCTGCCAGTGCTTGAACTATAAAAGAGGAAGCAGGAGGAGGAAGAGATCTTTAGATAAGAGAGTAGTTTAATGATGTGTAGGCTTTCTATTTCATGATTTAAGAAGATCAAGAGTTGGAACCAGGCTTTGAATGGTGTCCTTCGGTTAGTAACCACTGGTAATTAATGATGGGACAAATAGGATTAGAGTAACATTTTGAGCTCCATATGCTCTCTCTGTTGGATATCTAAGTTGATATCAAAGGCATTGCTGTTGTCCTGAAccaatatgcaaatgtattatGTTTTCTGCTTTGCAGGATCTGCCATCCCTGTGGGAATTGATGTGCAGGTGGAGAGTATAGACAGCATCTCTGAAGTAAACATGGTAAAACTCCATATTGTTCTGGTGGTTCTGGtttcttttctctgttttttaaatttaaaagttaGTTTAAGCTGCATatgtttgattcactaaaatggACCGGTGTCATGGGAAATCGAGTTCCCTCTAGGAACcggtctcctttaggacccaggCGGTAATGCCTaatcaaaagttgttattgTGATGTCTTGACTAATTATAACCTATTTTAATGTTGcattgatttttattaaattaagtgcacaaacaacatgcttgaaatattaaatgaatGCCTATGTATTGCATAATAACACAAACCAtgcctaaaaatatatattttttataaggaTAAGGATTTTTGCAACATACTATATTgtgtaaaagtaatttaatattaacTGTGCACAATAATAGCAATGTGGTATAGtatatattactattataaatggttaattataaattaattgtcatgctaagtacacacaaacatcattcatttgaaacatgtaattGGGAACTATATTGGAAGCAtacctaatataatataagctaAGCTAGCAGGCTAATCGGGTAGATGTATGCTATGCTAGTACTTAAGCTaactaaaaacagtaaaaacgaGAAATGCTTGATTTCACAACCTATAGCTTCAGTTATATACTAGTATATGAACCATGTTATTTAGAAGACATTAATTGTCATTATAACGCATTTTAAACTATACAAATAATAACATGATTTTGCGGGAATTGTAATCAGGCACTAAAAATACTACCCATTAAAAGTCtgttgaaccaatgggatcactctgggtcctaaaggagacaTGATTTTTTGGGGGGACGAGATTCCTCACCACACCAGCTCATAAGAGTAATTAATTAGGGAATCGAACATGCTTtcgattcactaaaaagaaataGCTCTAACGAGCCAATCCGAGCCGAACATCATTTGGTtccgggatttttttttaaaaatggatcTGAATGCGAAAGAATTCTCAGTCCTATATAAATGCATTCTTTGCAAACTTGTTCAATATTTACAAAATGGATAAAATTTTGGTCTTGTAAAAGCAGGCCTTCTGCCTCTCACAAAGTAAATTTCAGCAATATAAAGGGTCTTCCTGGTAAATgtcaaaaacctttatttgcaCCAAAATGCCAGTCACTGCCCTGCACTGTTGCCCTTAATAAGTTGTCATGTTTATCTATAAGGTCAGTAAAATGTAAAGGTCTCTCTCAGGACTTCACGATGACCCTGTACCTGAGGCATTATTGGAAGGATGAGCGCTTGGCTTTTCCCTCCAGTAACAATCTGAGCCGCACATTCGACGGCCGCCTGGTGAAGAAGATCTGGAAGCCTGATGTCTTTTTTGTCCATTCCAAGCGCTCCTTCATTCATGATACCACCATGGAGAACATAATGCTAAGGGTTTACCCAGACGGCAACATCCTTTACAGCGTCAGGTAGAAAGCCTACGATCTCTGCTGATTAATTTCCCTCAtaagtaaatgttttaataatggAATATTCTCTTTATTGTAGGATTACAGTTACTTCTCTGTGCTCAATGGACTTCAGTAGATTCCCGTTGGACACTCAGAATTGTTCCCTGGAACTGGAGAGCTGTGCGTGTCCACCTAGAAACATCTTTTGTTCTTGTGTCAGTTTTATTGAGTCCCACCTACATTGTTTTTTAGTTGATATTTTATAGGTTGGGAAAATGTGACAATCATGGATCTTTTCATTAAAAGAATGTGAAGCATTTCTGACACTATTTTAAAAAGCGTGGTTACAGAAAGGTGCTTGCAATCGAAGTATGTGGAGTAATGCAACGAATGTTAAAATATGCACTGTTGCAAACATATAGCAACACATTATATATTGTCATGAGATTAATGTGGCAAAACTGGATCATGAAAAGATTGTGAATAATACAAAGGAACTTAAAGAACAAAACTAAGCACACCAACAAAACAGCCACCAAAGGACAAGACCTGACCAAGAAGACTGAAAACACAAGGACTTAAAATACACACAGGGTAATTGACTAACAATACAGTCAGGGAAACAGGAACTGAGCCAAATACAAGCTAAAAGTCTACAAAACAAGAGCACAGACACAGAATACATTACAGCTAGTGTGCTAATATTACATCTAAATAGAGGATTGGTTGACTTTATCTAGCCTACTTTTAAACCCATGGTTTACAAGGAGCcatttagtttcatttttagttcCTTGCTAAAATTATTTTGCCattcaaaataattttcatgTAGAAACTAACATTACTCCACAAATGCTGTCATAGTAGATGTTAATATTTGAATCCAGAAAATTCCTCTTCCTATTATCCatgtatttaaacatgaattaaacAGGTGCACACTTTCTTTAACTCTTTTCTTTATGTTATGGCTTCCACTCTTCTGTCCCATTCAGATGCATATAATGAGAACGACCTCATGTTGTACTGGAAAAATGGCAATGACTCTTTAAGAACAGATGAAATTGCCCTCTCTCAGTTCTTCATTGAAGAGTTCCATCCCTCACATGGTCTGGCCTTGTACAGCAGCACTGGTAAGAGATGGTACAACAAATCATGTGTCTTTGTTCTTGCTACTGTAGTAATATATTAGTAGGTCATTACTTACAGGCTTTACATTTGTTTCTGTCAGGCTGGTACAACAGGCTCTACATCAACTTCATTCTCAGAAGACACATATTCTTCTTCATGCTGCAAACGTATTTTCCCACAATGCTGATGGTGGTGCTGTCCTGGGTGTCTTTTTGGATCGACAGGCGGGCGGTACCGGCCCGTGTATCACTTGGTGCGTAACACTTGTCCATACACATGCACTAGGCGAAATATTCATTATCTCATGAATTATCATTTGTCCTGTAGTGTCTGCATGACATTGAGCCTTTTTAGACTGCAGTCCAGTGTGGTGAATGTTTTAGATGCTTAGTTGTCTCATAataattttgaattgaaaatgaaaattctgtcatcatttactcaccctcatgttgttccaaacctgtatgagtttctttcttctgctgaacacaaaataagatattttgaaggatgtttaaccagacagttgacggtactCAGCTGGCACCTTGATGTTGAGAAGActtcaaattgacatcaaacaTTGATGTCAAAAAACAGgtcaaaaatgcaaatcaatCGGACGTCAAAAACTTGAAGTCCATTTGACattcacacactgatgtctaattgatgttttaaaaaaagcatcaaattgacgtcaaaaatgcaaatcaaactgacgtcaaaaacttgacatccatttgacattcacacactgatgtctaattgatgttttaaaaaaagcatcaaattgacgtcaaaaatgcgaatcaaactgacgtcaaaaacttgacatccatttgacattcacacactgatgtctaattgatgttttaaaaaaagcatcaaattgacgtaaaaAATTTGAATCAAACTGACGTCAAAAACTTGACATCCATTTGACattcacacactgatgtctaattgatgttttaaaaaaaaagcatcaaattgacgtcaaaaacttGAAGTCCATTTGACattcacacactgatgtctaattgatgttttaaaaaaagcatcaaattgacgtcaaaaatgCGAATCAAACTGACGTCAAAAATAGGGCTGTCGCGATAACAGCAATTTCGTAATATCGCGCTTTTGACGAGCCAACCGCAGAACACTGCAAAAACCGCAGCAACCgcgatatttgcatgttttctattttttgaaAGGCTATGTCCTTCTCGTTTTACACTTCATACACgtgtactaaatattaaataaggtAATAATGATAGCATAATGTGTACCATGGTGATTTGTACAGAGGCTCCGTAGATTTGCACTAAACAAGCCTAAACAGACAGTGAATGTGAGAGAGATCGACTGAGCGCGTGCGATTACCTGCGTCTGTCcctattttttacagtctatggtctgTCCTTCAGGCCGAGACACAAGTTATATTCGTGAAAAAAAGTTGTCGTGTCCAAGGATAGCGAAATCTCTGCCTTACCATCGAAGCATTACTGGTCAGCTGAGCCTTATAAAGTGGCGCTCAACgttaaaatgatttcaacagcttgtttcatttcatctctctttgaatgaatctgcgttttTGAACGTGCAGTTGAATGAACGGTTTCCACCTTGTGTCACAACAATGtaactgcactgactgacagcccGTCTAGAACGCGCAGAGATGAGTAACGTTAGTTCTGCTTATACTCGTGAAATATCAGCAGAAAGTCTTGTTTAGTCAGATTCGAGGATCGAAACTAACTATTATACATACAACAATAGCTCTACCATCTTATTGTcaggtttatgttctgttttgtaGACCCTTATTTTGACATTCTCTTTATTTCAATGCTCTTTAGTTTAGTTATTGAATATgacctctctctttctctctttctctctaaatatatatatatatatatatatatatatatatatatatatatatatatatatatataatggcgGTAATACCGCATATCGCGCTATTGAGCCACTCAAAAATACCGCAAGGGAAATTCCTTAACCGCGACAGCCCTAGTCAAAAACTTGACATCCATTTGACATTCAAACACTGATGTctaaatgatgtttttaaaaaaagcatcaaattgacgtcaaaaatgCGAATCAAACTGACGTCAAAACCTTGACATCCATTTGACattcacacactgatgtctaattgatattttgaaaaaaagcatcaaattgacgtcaaaaatgcgaatcaaactgacgtcaaaaacttgacatccatttgacattcacacactgatgtctaattgatgttttaaaaaaagcatcaaattgacgtcaaaaatgCGAATCAAACTGACGTCAAAAACTTGAAGTCCATTTGACattcacacactgatgtctaattgatgttttgaaaaaaagcatcaaattgacgtcaaaaatgcgaatcaaactgacgtcaaaaacttgacatccatttgacattcacacactgatgtctaattgatgttttaaaaaaaagcatcaaattgacgtcaaaaatgCGAATCAAACTGACGTCAAAACCTTGACATCCATTTGACATTCAAACACTGATGTctaaatgatgtttttaaaaaaagcatcaaattgacgtcaaaaatgCGAATCAAACTGACGTCAAAACCTTGACGTCCATTTGACattcacacactgatgtctaattgatattttgaaaaaaagcatcaaattgacgtcaaaaatgcgaatcaaactgacgtcaaaaacttgacatccatttgacattcacacactgatgtctaattgatgttttaaaaaaagcatcaaattgacgtcaaaaatgcgaatcaaactgacgtcaaaaacttgacatccatttgacattcacacactgatgtctaattgatgttaaaaaaaaacataaaattgacgtcaaaaaacaggtaaaaaatgcaaaaatcaaGCTTACATCAAAACTTGACGTCATATTTGATattcacacactgatgtctaattgatgttttaaaaaaaaagcatcaaattgacgtcaaaaatgCGAATCAAACTGACGTTAAAAACTTGACGTCCATTTGACattcacacactgatgtccaattgatgttaaaaaaacccatcaaattgacgtcaaaaaacaggtaaaaaatgcaaaaatcaaGCTTACATCAAAACTTGACGTCATATTTGATATTCACACACTGATGTTCTTTCGACAAAAGCAATGCAATGAAaaaagcagaagaaagaaactgtGGCAAATCTGTTTGACCAACTTGAACCCATTATAAAATTTGTCAGGGAAAATTTTCGCCCTCACGCATAATTTCATATCACATGGATTTCTATTGAAAGGACTGGACTTTGCCTGTGAAAATCTTCTTAAAATCAAACAGCTGTAACTGCACTTTAACACTGCACTAGAGTACAGTACAAACAGATGTCTTTTTAGCACAATGTCTTTGTATGTGTGTTCAATCCAGGCATCACTACAGTGTTGACTATGTCCACCATAATTACGGGAGTGTCAGCGTCCATGCCTCAGGTATCATATGTGAAAGCAGTGGACATCTATTTGTGGACCAGCTTCCTATTTGTGTTTCTGTCCGTCATCGAGTACGCAGCCGTCAACTACTTCACCACCAAGGAGGAAATGAAGAAACTCAAACAGTTAAAGGTCAAAGTTTCCTTAAAGTTCCTGAGATTTTCAGTTCATTGACATGATGTCTTTAGTTTTAGGAGCAATTCCCTCTACATATCAAGCAAAAATGACAGAATATCAAAATGTCAccccctgtttttttttttggtgtttattttttgaaaacaaagtttgtttttattcaagATTTTCATAATATgcaagaaaattcaaaagaaaactTGATCAGTACAGTATATACAGTCAAAACCCCAACATAACCCTTTCCTCTACCCATCAGATGTAAAGTATCAATTACATTGTACAAagatgagggaaaaaaaaggatAATTCTGATCAAATACTTGTTAAAGAATCAGATGTAATTTTATCCCAAATGCCCCcaattgacaaaaaaataactaaaaaagtACTCCATATTATGCATGCTCTATATTTCAAACTTTAAGTCATATGATAGCTTTCTGTGATTTTTGTAATCTTGAAATTTAGATCATTTTAATCTTCATTGCTGGTCTCAAATCAAATACGGAGCTTGTGAACCTCAATAACATCAAACGTCATCGGTCCCTGATTATCAAACGTAACGTCAAACCTCTGACGTTATGGCAGAGAGCaagagaattttattttttggtgcacaatCTCTTAAACATCTATAATATGTGGAATATATTGTACTTTAAGAGATCTCACCACATAAATTCCagaaaaaagaattgttttTGTTTCCAACAGCTTTCAGAATACGATGCATCTCAAGCCATGGCGTTCGATGGATGTTTCCATGACCAGGACATAGAGCTCAGCTCATTTCCACGGCTGTCTGACCTTAACGTGGACCCATGCATGTCCTCGCGGAACTCCACGACACCTGACCTGCCTCCCATCCTGGGCACGCGCCTCCGTCGACGACGTTCTATCCGCCAAAGTGTCAACCATATCATGAACAACAGTTACAAGATAGACTCCTATTCCAGAATATTCTTTCCTTTAGCATACTTTCTCTTCAATATCATCTACTGGAGCATCTACTCCTGAGCAAGAGAAAACTGGTGTGCTCAGAGTTGATAAGAGTGCCACATATGCCACAGTGatagaatacacacacacacacacacacgtgcacacGCACACAACAACTGTATCATAGAAAGAAgtgtaataaattatttattatattagaaTCTCCGATTCCTAACTCTTCCTAAAATGTACAAAAGTGAACTTATCATAAAATTCATAAAACTACAtaattgttaaaaaatgaatcaaaatatAACAAATCACATTAATATACTTTGGCTAAACAGAACCCTTATACTGCTCAAAAACTATTTCAGACAACTGttgtttatatacagtacacagaAATCAAATTTGATTACATGTAACAGATATTTTCAGGTACATTAGCacattaatttttataattccTCCTTATGTGAGGATTACAAAAATGATAATGACTataaaatgtgga is a genomic window containing:
- the LOC125258462 gene encoding gamma-aminobutyric acid receptor subunit rho-3 isoform X1, with the translated sequence MKLVLLTLRLLCLACLWPVTLLNNRHRNRKKDKDVYLVEHAKHRFRGRIDYKLKRKDSTKSLLIKTEQLLRIEDHDFAMRPGFGGSAIPVGIDVQVESIDSISEVNMDFTMTLYLRHYWKDERLAFPSSNNLSRTFDGRLVKKIWKPDVFFVHSKRSFIHDTTMENIMLRVYPDGNILYSVRITVTSLCSMDFSRFPLDTQNCSLELESYAYNENDLMLYWKNGNDSLRTDEIALSQFFIEEFHPSHGLALYSSTGWYNRLYINFILRRHIFFFMLQTYFPTMLMVVLSWVSFWIDRRAVPARVSLGITTVLTMSTIITGVSASMPQVSYVKAVDIYLWTSFLFVFLSVIEYAAVNYFTTKEEMKKLKQLKLSEYDASQAMAFDGCFHDQDIELSSFPRLSDLNVDPCMSSRNSTTPDLPPILGTRLRRRRSIRQSVNHIMNNSYKIDSYSRIFFPLAYFLFNIIYWSIYS
- the LOC125258462 gene encoding gamma-aminobutyric acid receptor subunit rho-3 isoform X2; its protein translation is MKLVLLTLRLLCLACLWPVTLLNNRHRNRKKDKDVYLVEHAKHRFRGRIDYKLKRKDSTKSLLIKTEQLLRIEDHDFAMRPGFGGSAIPVGIDVQVESIDSISEVNMDFTMTLYLRHYWKDERLAFPSSNNLSRTFDGRLVKKIWKPDVFFVHSKRSFIHDTTMENIMLRVYPDGNILYSVRITVTSLCSMDFSRFPLDTQNCSLELESYAYNENDLMLYWKNGNDSLRTDEIALSQFFIEEFHPSHGLALYSSTGWYNRLYINFILRRHIFFFMLQTYFPTMLMVVLSWVSFWIDRRAVPARVSLGITTVLTMSTIITGVSASMPQLSEYDASQAMAFDGCFHDQDIELSSFPRLSDLNVDPCMSSRNSTTPDLPPILGTRLRRRRSIRQSVNHIMNNSYKIDSYSRIFFPLAYFLFNIIYWSIYS
- the LOC125258462 gene encoding gamma-aminobutyric acid receptor subunit rho-3 isoform X3, whose amino-acid sequence is MRPGFGGSAIPVGIDVQVESIDSISEVNMDFTMTLYLRHYWKDERLAFPSSNNLSRTFDGRLVKKIWKPDVFFVHSKRSFIHDTTMENIMLRVYPDGNILYSVRITVTSLCSMDFSRFPLDTQNCSLELESYAYNENDLMLYWKNGNDSLRTDEIALSQFFIEEFHPSHGLALYSSTGWYNRLYINFILRRHIFFFMLQTYFPTMLMVVLSWVSFWIDRRAVPARVSLGITTVLTMSTIITGVSASMPQVSYVKAVDIYLWTSFLFVFLSVIEYAAVNYFTTKEEMKKLKQLKLSEYDASQAMAFDGCFHDQDIELSSFPRLSDLNVDPCMSSRNSTTPDLPPILGTRLRRRRSIRQSVNHIMNNSYKIDSYSRIFFPLAYFLFNIIYWSIYS
- the LOC125258462 gene encoding gamma-aminobutyric acid receptor subunit rho-3 isoform X4; this encodes MVSFGSAIPVGIDVQVESIDSISEVNMDFTMTLYLRHYWKDERLAFPSSNNLSRTFDGRLVKKIWKPDVFFVHSKRSFIHDTTMENIMLRVYPDGNILYSVRITVTSLCSMDFSRFPLDTQNCSLELESYAYNENDLMLYWKNGNDSLRTDEIALSQFFIEEFHPSHGLALYSSTGWYNRLYINFILRRHIFFFMLQTYFPTMLMVVLSWVSFWIDRRAVPARVSLGITTVLTMSTIITGVSASMPQVSYVKAVDIYLWTSFLFVFLSVIEYAAVNYFTTKEEMKKLKQLKLSEYDASQAMAFDGCFHDQDIELSSFPRLSDLNVDPCMSSRNSTTPDLPPILGTRLRRRRSIRQSVNHIMNNSYKIDSYSRIFFPLAYFLFNIIYWSIYS